The Actinobacillus equuli genome includes a window with the following:
- the artQ gene encoding arginine ABC transporter permease ArtQ gives MFSEYLPLIYSATLMTLGLALASLVVGLLLSMLFVVLETSKQPCMSKPTSVFLALLRGLPEILVVLLIFFGSTELVEKITGEYVEFSAFSCGVLALSLIFAAYASQSLRGAIQAVPNGQWESGAALGLSRAHTFLRIIMPQVWRHALPGLSNQWLVLLKDTALISLIGVDDLMRQTDLINTNEHQPFTWYGLAALIYLAITLISQVIIARLEKRFTRFERGGK, from the coding sequence ATGTTTTCAGAATATCTTCCGCTTATTTATAGTGCAACCCTAATGACCTTAGGGTTGGCACTCGCCTCTTTAGTAGTCGGCTTATTGCTTTCAATGTTGTTTGTGGTACTAGAGACCAGTAAACAGCCTTGTATGAGTAAACCGACTTCTGTTTTTTTAGCCTTATTACGTGGCTTACCGGAGATCTTAGTTGTTTTACTGATTTTCTTCGGTTCTACCGAATTGGTAGAAAAAATTACCGGTGAATATGTTGAATTTAGTGCATTTAGCTGCGGGGTATTGGCGCTTTCCTTAATTTTTGCTGCCTATGCTTCGCAATCGTTGCGTGGTGCGATTCAAGCTGTGCCAAACGGACAATGGGAAAGTGGTGCTGCGTTAGGATTAAGTCGTGCGCATACGTTTTTAAGAATTATTATGCCGCAGGTTTGGCGTCATGCTTTACCGGGTTTAAGTAATCAATGGTTAGTACTATTAAAAGATACCGCTTTAATCTCATTAATTGGCGTGGACGATTTAATGCGCCAAACGGATTTAATTAATACCAATGAACATCAGCCTTTCACATGGTACGGCTTGGCGGCATTAATTTATTTAGCGATTACTTTAATCAGCCAAGTAATTATTGCCAGACTTGAAAAACGTTTCACACGCTTTGAAAGAGGGGGTAAATAA
- the artM gene encoding arginine ABC transporter permease ArtM, with amino-acid sequence MFQDYLAVIAQGIPTSLSLTAVSLLIAFVLAVVFTFLLSMENKLIKVMVNGYLMLFTGTPLLVQFFLIYHGPGQFQWIVDSFAWQFLSDAWFCAALALALNSAAYSTQLFHGAVKAIPKGQWETCAALGLSRLDTLKILIPYALRRALPSYSNEIILVFKGTSLASTITLLDIMGYARQLYGTEYDAITIYGIAGAIYLVITGIMTILLRRVEAKVLAFERPATDKA; translated from the coding sequence ATGTTTCAAGATTATTTAGCCGTCATAGCGCAAGGAATTCCGACCAGTTTAAGTTTAACCGCCGTATCGTTGCTGATTGCCTTTGTGTTAGCAGTGGTTTTTACTTTCTTGCTATCAATGGAAAACAAGCTGATTAAAGTGATGGTAAACGGTTATTTAATGTTATTTACCGGTACGCCTTTATTAGTCCAGTTCTTTTTGATTTATCACGGGCCGGGGCAGTTCCAATGGATTGTCGATAGCTTTGCATGGCAATTTTTATCGGATGCGTGGTTTTGTGCGGCGTTAGCGTTGGCATTAAATAGTGCGGCATACTCAACCCAATTATTCCACGGGGCGGTAAAAGCAATTCCGAAAGGACAATGGGAAACTTGTGCGGCACTTGGTTTAAGTCGTTTAGACACCTTGAAAATCTTAATTCCATACGCATTACGCCGTGCGTTACCGTCGTATAGCAATGAGATTATCTTAGTGTTTAAAGGTACATCGTTAGCTTCGACTATCACGCTATTGGATATTATGGGCTATGCCCGCCAGTTATACGGTACGGAATACGATGCGATTACTATTTACGGTATTGCCGGAGCGATTTACTTAGTAATTACCGGTATTATGACGATTCTGTTACGTAGAGTAGAGGCGAAAGTGCTGGCATTTGAACGTCCGGCAACGGATAAAGCGTAA
- the tehB gene encoding SAM-dependent methyltransferase TehB, translating into MQNLICYKQMPVWTKESLPQMFQEKHNTKQGTWAKLTILKGELKFYELTEQGEEISSVIFTSENQPPFVEPQLWHKVEALSDDLECQLAFYCEAKDYYAKKYNLTTTHSEVLNAVNYVKAGKALDLGCGRGRNSLYLNLLGFDVTAVDHNAESIEFLNYMIEKENLSNIETGIYDINQATIGNQNGEYDLIVSTVVMMFLNRERIPAIIENMQKNTKVGGYNLIVCAMSTEEYPCPMPFSFTFGERELANYYQGWELVKYNEDLGELHKTDANGNRIKMRFATMLAKKVA; encoded by the coding sequence ATGCAAAACTTAATTTGCTACAAACAAATGCCGGTTTGGACGAAAGAAAGCCTGCCACAAATGTTTCAAGAAAAACACAACACTAAACAAGGGACTTGGGCAAAGCTGACTATTCTTAAAGGCGAATTAAAATTTTATGAATTGACCGAACAAGGTGAAGAAATCAGCAGTGTGATTTTTACCTCTGAAAATCAGCCTCCGTTTGTTGAACCCCAACTTTGGCATAAAGTTGAAGCGCTTTCCGATGATTTGGAATGTCAGCTCGCATTTTATTGTGAAGCAAAAGATTACTATGCGAAAAAATATAATCTCACGACGACACACTCCGAAGTGTTAAATGCAGTTAATTATGTAAAAGCCGGTAAAGCGTTGGATTTAGGTTGCGGACGCGGCCGCAATTCACTCTATCTGAATTTATTAGGTTTTGATGTGACAGCGGTTGATCATAATGCCGAGAGTATCGAATTCTTAAATTATATGATTGAGAAAGAGAATCTGAGCAATATCGAAACGGGTATTTATGATATTAACCAAGCGACAATTGGTAATCAAAACGGTGAATATGATCTGATTGTTTCGACAGTTGTGATGATGTTCTTAAATCGTGAACGCATTCCGGCAATTATTGAAAATATGCAGAAAAACACCAAAGTCGGCGGCTATAACTTAATTGTGTGTGCGATGAGTACCGAAGAATATCCGTGCCCGATGCCATTCTCATTTACCTTCGGCGAGCGAGAATTAGCGAACTATTATCAAGGTTGGGAATTAGTGAAGTACAACGAAGATTTGGGTGAATTGCATAAAACCGATGCGAACGGTAACCGCATTAAAATGCGTTTCGCGACCATGTTAGCTAAGAAAGTTGCGTAA
- the hpaC gene encoding 4-hydroxyphenylacetate 3-monooxygenase, reductase component, translated as MSCIPKPQEVPEFSQQFRNAMAHLSAAVSIVTTNGAAGKIGITVSSVCSVTDTPPTLLFCINQNSSVHDIIKQNGKVCINVLSHEQEDMAKHFACMLNSSMEERFAWDIWDEGINGQPVLRGSISSLQGDIVDTHSVGTHTIFMVELKHIDVTPNTGLVYFGRQFKSLEI; from the coding sequence ATGTCTTGTATTCCAAAACCTCAAGAGGTACCTGAATTTTCACAACAATTTCGTAATGCGATGGCGCATTTATCTGCTGCGGTAAGCATTGTTACCACCAATGGCGCCGCCGGCAAAATCGGGATCACTGTATCATCAGTTTGCTCGGTTACCGATACGCCACCGACATTACTTTTCTGTATTAATCAAAACAGCTCCGTACACGATATCATCAAACAAAACGGTAAAGTGTGTATTAACGTATTAAGTCATGAACAAGAAGACATGGCGAAGCATTTTGCTTGTATGCTGAATAGCAGTATGGAAGAGCGTTTCGCTTGGGATATTTGGGATGAAGGGATTAACGGACAACCGGTGTTACGCGGTTCAATCTCGTCTTTACAAGGTGATATTGTTGATACGCATTCGGTGGGTACGCATACGATTTTTATGGTTGAACTGAAACATATTGATGTCACCCCAAATACCGGTTTAGTCTATTTCGGTCGCCAATTTAAAAGCTTAGAGATCTAA
- a CDS encoding HI1450 family dsDNA-mimic protein: MNKLTPDEAIDLAYDIFLEMAGENLDPADILLFNLQFEERGAVEMVETSENWDQEIGTLIDPDAFAEVWVGLVNDKDEMDDVFARFLISHDADNREYHVIWKE, translated from the coding sequence ATGAACAAATTAACTCCAGATGAAGCGATTGATCTCGCTTATGATATTTTCCTTGAAATGGCAGGTGAGAATTTAGATCCTGCGGATATTTTATTATTCAATTTACAATTTGAAGAGCGTGGCGCCGTTGAAATGGTTGAAACCTCAGAAAATTGGGATCAAGAAATAGGCACATTAATCGATCCTGACGCTTTTGCTGAAGTATGGGTCGGTTTAGTAAACGATAAAGATGAAATGGACGATGTATTCGCACGTTTCTTGATTTCTCACGATGCGGATAACCGAGAATATCACGTTATCTGGAAAGAATAA
- the rsmD gene encoding 16S rRNA (guanine(966)-N(2))-methyltransferase RsmD: MKKNRNSTLQNKPTGEVRVIAGLWRGRKLPVLNAEGLRPTTDRVKETLFNWLMNDVAGSRCLDCFAGSGSLGIEALSRQAQAVVFLEKFANAANLLKNNLTSLKTTNGTVINTDTLQYLAQKNPDQGFEVVFVDPPFNHGFVPKVLKLLADNQWLADNALIYVETEKNHPPLELPSNWQIIKEKTAGQVISRLIQCL; encoded by the coding sequence ATGAAAAAAAATCGTAATTCCACTTTACAAAATAAGCCGACCGGCGAAGTGCGTGTCATTGCCGGGCTTTGGCGAGGGCGAAAGCTGCCGGTGTTAAATGCGGAAGGTTTACGCCCGACCACCGACCGAGTGAAAGAAACTCTGTTTAATTGGCTAATGAATGATGTGGCAGGCAGTCGCTGTTTAGATTGTTTTGCAGGCAGTGGCTCACTTGGTATCGAAGCGCTCTCTCGCCAAGCACAAGCGGTTGTTTTTCTTGAAAAATTTGCAAATGCGGCAAATCTGCTGAAAAATAATTTAACCTCACTTAAAACCACCAATGGTACAGTGATTAATACCGATACGCTGCAATATTTAGCCCAAAAAAATCCTGATCAGGGGTTTGAAGTGGTATTTGTCGATCCGCCTTTTAATCACGGCTTTGTACCGAAGGTACTAAAACTCTTAGCCGATAACCAATGGCTTGCCGACAATGCGCTGATTTATGTGGAAACGGAAAAGAATCATCCGCCGCTTGAATTACCGAGCAATTGGCAAATTATTAAAGAAAAAACCGCCGGACAAGTAATAAGTCGCTTGATCCAATGTCTATAA
- the ftsY gene encoding signal recognition particle-docking protein FtsY, giving the protein MAEKKKGFWSWLGFGKKDEPKQDDVPAEQNVESTAETLEQKVEQAEQKAEQLQETVEQKLEDLEDKIEDKFEQITSQPEIKEFVDSVEQKAEQVEDFVERIEDAIEQKFEQIEEFVEQKSEQIEQFVEDKVEEAKSFLHETADKIEQSFEQEKEQSVSIIDTAKAEVTQDVEEVTVQAVEFSENLANETTTEPVNHHQQIEERVEKVVEAELAGEVKTKSDAEENFEELEELVELEAEKAEHAQAEQKADDYQEKPSEGGFFSRLLKGLVKTKQSIGSGFRNFFSGKKIDDDLFEELEEQLLVADLGMPTTTKIINSLTQHATKQQLKDADLLYQQLKVELGEVLKPVSQPLEIDTSKKPYVILMVGVNGVGKTTTIGKLARKFQAEGKSVMLAAGDTFRAAAVEQLQVWGERNNIPVVAQSTGSDSASVIFDAMQSAASKGIDILIADTAGRLQNKNNLMDELKKIVRVMKKYDESAPHEIMLTLDAGTGQNAISQAKLFNEAVGLTGITLTKLDGTAKGGVIFAIADQFNIPIRFIGVGEKIEDLRPFNAEEFIEALFEHEE; this is encoded by the coding sequence ATGGCAGAAAAGAAAAAAGGTTTTTGGTCTTGGCTAGGTTTTGGTAAAAAAGATGAGCCGAAACAAGACGATGTTCCGGCGGAACAAAATGTTGAATCTACAGCAGAAACGCTAGAACAAAAAGTCGAGCAAGCAGAACAAAAAGCCGAGCAGCTACAAGAGACAGTAGAACAAAAATTAGAAGATCTTGAAGATAAAATTGAAGATAAGTTTGAGCAAATTACCTCGCAGCCGGAAATCAAAGAATTTGTTGATTCAGTTGAGCAAAAAGCGGAACAGGTTGAGGATTTTGTTGAGCGCATTGAAGATGCGATTGAGCAAAAGTTTGAACAAATCGAAGAATTCGTTGAACAAAAATCAGAGCAAATTGAGCAATTTGTTGAGGATAAAGTCGAAGAAGCCAAAAGCTTTTTGCATGAGACCGCGGACAAGATAGAGCAATCTTTTGAGCAAGAGAAAGAACAATCCGTTTCAATTATTGATACGGCTAAGGCTGAAGTAACACAAGACGTTGAGGAAGTTACAGTACAAGCGGTCGAATTTAGCGAGAATCTTGCAAATGAAACGACAACTGAGCCGGTAAATCATCATCAACAAATCGAAGAACGTGTTGAAAAAGTTGTGGAAGCGGAGCTTGCGGGTGAAGTGAAAACAAAATCGGATGCGGAAGAAAACTTTGAAGAGTTGGAAGAATTAGTTGAGCTTGAGGCAGAAAAAGCAGAACACGCGCAAGCTGAGCAGAAAGCGGATGATTACCAAGAAAAACCAAGTGAAGGTGGTTTTTTCAGCCGCTTGTTAAAAGGGCTCGTTAAAACGAAACAAAGCATCGGTTCCGGTTTCCGTAATTTCTTTAGTGGCAAAAAAATCGATGATGATTTATTCGAAGAACTGGAAGAGCAGTTATTGGTCGCCGATTTGGGTATGCCGACCACAACTAAGATTATTAACAGCCTCACGCAGCACGCAACTAAACAGCAGTTAAAAGATGCGGATTTACTTTATCAGCAACTTAAAGTTGAGTTAGGTGAAGTATTAAAACCGGTTAGCCAACCGCTTGAAATCGATACAAGTAAAAAGCCTTATGTAATTTTAATGGTTGGGGTAAACGGGGTGGGTAAAACCACAACTATCGGTAAATTAGCGCGTAAATTCCAAGCGGAAGGTAAATCCGTAATGCTTGCAGCCGGTGATACTTTCCGTGCCGCAGCAGTAGAACAGTTACAAGTTTGGGGTGAACGTAACAATATTCCGGTGGTCGCACAATCTACCGGTTCGGACTCCGCTTCGGTGATTTTTGATGCGATGCAATCGGCTGCATCAAAAGGGATTGATATCTTAATCGCAGATACCGCCGGTCGTTTGCAGAATAAAAACAACTTAATGGATGAGCTGAAAAAAATCGTACGTGTGATGAAAAAATATGATGAAAGCGCACCGCACGAAATTATGCTTACCTTAGATGCCGGTACAGGACAAAATGCGATTAGCCAAGCGAAGTTATTTAACGAAGCGGTTGGTTTAACCGGTATTACCTTAACTAAATTAGACGGTACGGCAAAAGGCGGTGTGATCTTTGCGATTGCCGACCAATTTAACATTCCGATTCGCTTTATCGGGGTCGGTGAAAAAATAGAAGATCTCCGCCCATTTAATGCGGAAGAATTTATCGAAGCATTATTTGAACACGAAGAATAA
- the ftsE gene encoding cell division ATP-binding protein FtsE, with product MIKFTNVSKAYKGGKPALQGINFHLPVGGMAYLTGHSGAGKSTLLKLIMGIERANGGQVMFNGHDITRLEAHELPFLRRQIGMVHQDYRLLTDRTILDNVALPLIIQGMNQQVVEREARIALERVGLANKANYLPLHLSGGEQQRVDIARAIVHRPILLLADEPTGNLDEKLSFEIFRLFEEFNQSGTTVLVATHDTNIISKRPKPCLVLEQGHLRN from the coding sequence ATGATTAAATTCACAAATGTAAGTAAAGCCTATAAAGGCGGCAAGCCGGCATTACAAGGTATTAATTTCCATTTGCCGGTTGGCGGTATGGCGTATTTAACCGGTCACTCCGGTGCCGGTAAAAGTACCTTGCTTAAGCTGATTATGGGCATTGAGCGTGCAAATGGTGGGCAAGTGATGTTTAACGGACATGATATTACACGTCTTGAAGCACATGAATTGCCGTTTTTACGCCGCCAAATCGGTATGGTTCACCAAGATTACCGTTTACTTACCGATCGTACCATTCTGGATAATGTCGCTTTACCGTTGATTATCCAAGGTATGAATCAACAAGTGGTTGAGCGTGAAGCTCGTATCGCTTTAGAACGTGTCGGCTTGGCAAATAAAGCCAATTATTTACCGTTACACCTTTCAGGCGGTGAACAACAACGTGTGGATATTGCCCGTGCGATTGTACATCGTCCGATTTTATTATTAGCCGATGAACCGACCGGTAACTTAGACGAGAAATTATCGTTTGAGATTTTCCGTTTATTTGAAGAATTTAATCAATCCGGCACAACAGTATTGGTCGCAACTCACGATACCAATATTATTTCAAAACGTCCGAAACCATGCTTAGTATTAGAGCAAGGTCATCTCAGAAATTAA
- the ftsX gene encoding permease-like cell division protein FtsX — protein sequence MARSFNTSFGAQTRYTLRSVWQDLLKRKFGTFLTVLVIAVSLTIPTVSYLLWKNTHQAATEFYPEPELTIYLHKNLAEHDVNAVVERIRHFDADKIESLNYISRQQSLDEFRSWSGFGEALDIIDDNPLPAVVTLKPKKQFTGNDAMLELRNGLQAIKGVQEVRLDNGWLEKLTALTWLIARIAMVCTVLMLIAVFLVVGNAVRTDVANSKASIEVQQLLGATDHFIARPFLYTGMIYGFFGSLLAILFSAVLISYFTGVVKYVTDMFTVKFELNGLDFSEMFFLIVACIFIGWLSAKIATNRHIHRIGSRY from the coding sequence ATGGCTCGTTCATTTAATACCAGCTTTGGTGCGCAAACACGTTATACCTTACGTTCTGTATGGCAAGATCTTCTAAAACGTAAGTTTGGAACTTTTTTAACCGTATTAGTGATTGCGGTATCACTCACTATTCCGACCGTAAGTTATTTACTTTGGAAAAATACCCATCAGGCAGCGACAGAGTTTTATCCGGAACCGGAGCTCACGATTTATTTGCATAAAAATCTTGCTGAACATGATGTGAATGCCGTGGTAGAACGTATTCGCCACTTTGATGCGGATAAAATTGAATCATTGAACTATATTTCTCGTCAGCAGAGTTTAGATGAATTTCGTTCATGGTCTGGCTTTGGTGAAGCTTTAGATATTATTGATGATAATCCGCTACCGGCGGTGGTTACCCTCAAACCGAAAAAACAGTTTACTGGTAATGATGCGATGCTTGAATTGCGTAACGGTTTACAGGCGATTAAAGGTGTACAAGAGGTTCGTCTAGATAACGGTTGGTTAGAAAAATTAACCGCTTTAACTTGGCTGATTGCTCGAATCGCAATGGTTTGTACGGTGTTGATGCTAATTGCGGTGTTTTTAGTGGTGGGAAATGCGGTGCGTACTGATGTAGCAAATAGCAAAGCTTCAATTGAAGTGCAGCAATTATTAGGCGCAACGGATCACTTTATTGCTCGTCCGTTCCTTTATACCGGTATGATTTACGGCTTTTTCGGCAGTTTGCTTGCTATTCTGTTTAGTGCGGTTTTAATCAGTTACTTTACCGGTGTAGTGAAATATGTCACCGATATGTTCACGGTGAAATTTGAGTTAAACGGCTTGGATTTTAGTGAAATGTTTTTCTTGATTGTGGCGTGTATTTTTATTGGCTGGCTATCGGCAAAAATTGCGACCAACCGTCATATACACCGAATCGGTTCTCGCTACTAA
- a CDS encoding autotransporter outer membrane beta-barrel domain-containing protein, with the protein MKFTKNRVALAILFGVPASSVLLTPQIVYAQSIIAVSSQAEFENAVQNSLGKKGTVISLLNNIVVSKYTETANGILPFTLGNSITIEGNNNSLTVRGAPLSLSGNVTLKNLKLELPPITNQISLDPNYVIDNEFDQFIYLNGNKLELDNVDTSIARWNERTRPTIVLGNGLNTNGDNNNAELILKNTTVKNIIAGNLNNKEKTTNSKIIIDKSSSVLDAVALGIENNPVSGKVEVITESQNVNRFNGAHSTNNSLEIKGVTGFKDTSIVEIQNLTLSNKSNISVNNLSINGTLTLKEGSKINANNASDDFFGINPINLGSIKSEGDNEIRLKDDNKLTITGEVSGNLNVVISGTNIQKDKAYVTAKNNKNTINVTAPNSLLNFKNENGEYKATTDLANSEIKQNGDSVTADSKPNAPVPNIKQNGDSVTADTKPNAPVPNIKQNGDSVTADTKPNAPVPNIKQNGDSVTADTKPNALVPNIKQNGDSVTADTKPNALVPNIKQNGDSVTADTKPNAPVPNIKQNGDSVTTDTKPNAPVPNIKQNGDSVTADTKPNAPVPNIKQNGDSVTTDTKPNAPVPNIKQNGDSVTEDTNNAPIPNIKQNGDSVTADTKPNVQVTELDTDALIAALHQAEMLLQQQQKAQRISNLVESNAAAQLNSIADVNMDIAQQVIEKFPTDGNQFRVWSNNTVTNSSAYRNAQQHYETDSFRSQLGVSGLVNANTQVGAILTDVRNSNDFAYNNGKHHLQIASAFVKYQTNNGTFAALDLGAGRIKNKLKSANQTDSFSRKLVQTGLTLGQELTWNQLEATAKTGIRYNHLGHANYQLDGLNVQEQAVDFVSYFAGLELGYKFALNTHFNIKPLISAEYWVHNGDAEIKVADREFSLETGNRQHLAAGVEMGYQNLKLRLSAGVTDGSKVAQQNVAKLNLNYQF; encoded by the coding sequence ATGAAATTTACTAAAAATCGTGTTGCATTAGCTATCTTATTCGGAGTGCCAGCTTCTTCTGTATTGCTTACTCCACAAATTGTTTATGCTCAGAGCATTATTGCTGTTTCTTCTCAAGCTGAATTTGAGAATGCCGTTCAAAATTCATTAGGAAAAAAAGGTACTGTTATTTCCTTATTGAATAACATTGTAGTAAGCAAATATACCGAAACAGCAAATGGGATCTTGCCTTTCACTTTAGGAAATAGCATCACTATAGAAGGGAATAATAATTCCTTGACTGTACGAGGAGCTCCACTTTCTCTTAGCGGTAATGTCACACTAAAAAATCTAAAACTCGAGCTACCACCAATTACTAATCAAATTAGTTTAGATCCAAATTACGTAATCGATAATGAGTTTGATCAATTTATTTATCTAAATGGTAACAAACTTGAACTTGATAATGTGGATACAAGCATTGCCCGTTGGAATGAACGTACTCGCCCAACAATCGTATTAGGTAATGGTCTTAATACTAACGGTGATAATAATAATGCTGAACTAATCTTAAAAAATACAACGGTAAAAAATATTATTGCAGGTAACTTAAACAATAAAGAAAAAACAACGAACTCAAAAATTATTATTGATAAGTCTTCATCGGTCTTAGATGCTGTCGCATTGGGTATAGAGAACAATCCTGTTTCAGGAAAAGTAGAAGTCATTACAGAATCACAAAACGTAAACCGTTTCAATGGAGCACATTCAACCAATAATAGTCTAGAAATCAAAGGGGTAACAGGGTTTAAGGATACCTCAATTGTTGAAATTCAAAATCTAACGCTTTCTAATAAATCAAATATTTCAGTCAATAATTTAAGCATCAACGGTACACTTACCCTTAAAGAGGGGAGTAAAATCAATGCTAATAACGCTTCTGATGACTTCTTCGGTATAAACCCGATTAATTTAGGTAGTATCAAGAGCGAAGGGGATAATGAAATTCGTCTAAAAGATGACAACAAGCTTACAATCACTGGTGAAGTATCTGGTAATTTAAACGTTGTTATTTCAGGAACTAATATCCAAAAAGACAAAGCATATGTAACCGCAAAAAATAATAAAAATACAATTAATGTTACCGCCCCTAATAGTTTACTCAATTTCAAAAATGAGAATGGTGAATACAAAGCTACCACTGATCTAGCAAATTCTGAAATTAAGCAAAATGGAGATAGCGTAACCGCAGATTCTAAACCCAATGCACCGGTTCCAAATATCAAACAAAATGGGGACAGCGTAACTGCAGATACTAAACCTAATGCACCGGTTCCAAACATCAAACAAAATGGAGACAGCGTAACTGCAGATACTAAACCTAATGCACCGGTTCCAAATATCAAGCAAAATGGAGACAGCGTAACTGCAGATACTAAACCTAATGCACTGGTTCCAAATATCAAGCAAAATGGAGACAGCGTAACTGCAGATACTAAACCTAATGCACTGGTTCCAAATATCAAACAAAATGGAGACAGCGTAACTGCAGATACTAAACCTAATGCACCGGTTCCAAATATCAAACAAAATGGGGACAGCGTAACCACAGATACTAAACCTAATGCACCGGTTCCAAATATCAAACAAAATGGAGACAGCGTAACTGCAGATACTAAACCTAACGCACCGGTTCCAAATATCAAACAAAATGGGGACAGCGTAACCACAGATACTAAACCTAATGCACCGGTTCCAAATATCAAACAAAATGGGGACAGCGTAACCGAAGACACTAATAATGCACCGATTCCAAACATCAAACAAAATGGGGATAGTGTAACCGCAGATACTAAACCTAATGTACAAGTTACAGAATTAGACACCGATGCTTTAATTGCTGCATTGCACCAAGCGGAAATGTTGCTGCAGCAACAGCAAAAAGCTCAGCGAATTTCGAATTTAGTCGAATCAAACGCAGCGGCGCAATTAAATAGTATTGCGGATGTGAATATGGATATCGCTCAGCAAGTGATTGAAAAATTCCCAACCGATGGTAATCAGTTCCGTGTATGGTCTAATAACACGGTTACGAATAGCTCTGCTTATCGTAATGCACAGCAACATTATGAAACAGATAGCTTCCGTTCTCAGCTTGGTGTAAGCGGTTTAGTAAATGCCAATACACAAGTTGGTGCTATCTTAACCGATGTGCGTAATAGCAATGATTTTGCTTATAACAACGGTAAACATCATTTGCAAATTGCTTCCGCATTTGTGAAATATCAAACAAATAATGGTACATTTGCTGCATTGGATCTAGGTGCGGGACGAATTAAAAATAAGCTAAAATCGGCAAACCAAACCGATAGCTTTAGCCGTAAACTTGTACAAACCGGCTTAACTTTAGGACAGGAACTAACTTGGAATCAGCTTGAAGCCACCGCGAAAACAGGTATTCGCTATAATCATTTAGGCCATGCTAATTACCAATTGGACGGACTAAATGTGCAAGAACAAGCGGTCGATTTTGTCAGCTATTTTGCAGGACTTGAGCTAGGCTATAAGTTTGCTCTAAACACTCACTTTAATATTAAACCATTAATCTCTGCAGAGTATTGGGTACATAACGGCGATGCGGAAATTAAAGTGGCGGATCGCGAATTCAGCTTAGAAACCGGCAATCGCCAACATTTAGCGGCAGGTGTGGAAATGGGATATCAAAATCTCAAACTCAGACTTTCAGCCGGTGTTACTGACGGTTCAAAAGTGGCGCAGCAAAATGTCGCAAAATTAAATCTGAACTACCAGTTCTAA